A stretch of Channa argus isolate prfri chromosome 16, Channa argus male v1.0, whole genome shotgun sequence DNA encodes these proteins:
- the iah1 gene encoding isoamyl acetate-hydrolyzing esterase 1 homolog, whose amino-acid sequence MMSKYKTVIWPKVILFGDSITQFSFQANGWGTEIANQLARKCDVVNRGLSGYNSRWAKIVLPRLISSHNSADIAAVAVFFGANDSALEDKNPQQHVPLQEYLENLKEINRLLASAGVPADKVIFITPPPIHEPSWEKECILKGCPLNRHNSVAGQYAQACVQAAHQCGTDVLDLWTLMQKDGQDYTMYLSDGLHLSEKGNQFLAQHLWGLLESRVANLPFILPYWGDVDAKIPENSLLCD is encoded by the exons ATGATGTCCAAGTACAAAACAGTAATTTGGCCTAAAGTGATTTTATTTGGGGACTCGATCACTCAG ttttcatttcaaGCCAACGGTTGGGGGACAGAAATTGCCAACCAGCTTGCGAG AAAGTGTGATGTTGTAAACAGGGGCCTGTCTGGCTACAACTCCAGATGGGCCAAGATAGTTCTTCCTCGCCTCATCAGCAGCCACAACTCAGCAGACATAGCTGCTGTTGCTGTCTTCTTTGGAGCCAACGACTCTGCACTGGAAG ATAAAAACCCCCAGCAGCATGTCCCTCTGCAGGAGTATTTAGAAAACCTAAAGGAAATCAACAGGCTTCTGGCTTCAGCTGGAGTGCCAGCAGACAAAGTTATCTTCATTACCCCTCCGCCTATTCATGAACCATCCTGGGAGAAGGAGTGCATTTTAAAAG GATGCCCTCTCAATCGCCACAACTCAGTAGCAGGGCAGTATGCTCAGGCCTGTGTGCAGGCTGCTCATCAGTGTGGCACGGACGTGTTAGACCTCTGGACACTCATGCAGAAAGATGGACAG GACTACACGATGTACCTTTCTGATGGGCTGCATCTTTCAGAGAAAGGAAACCAGTTTCTGGCCCAGCACCTGTGGGGGCTGCTAGAGAGTCGCGTGGCCAACCTGCCATTTATCCTTCCTTACTGGGGAGATGTGGATGCCAAGATCCCTGAAAACAGTCTGCTCTGTGACTAG
- the LOC137101388 gene encoding uncharacterized protein encodes MAEVRSRFWSRAYNFAHLICRRNLMESPNKLSKCAVEPSSFLVGFPFDDIQHGGLLGADDCADTVTGVDSQGIFTRLTPPCTTVNDVLDKYNVNNPYSNLGIVGYSLSNRTLFQITTRNVFRKSFCASISSHGHSFCNVNVSGKCVFIRTISGNGSRSEPLYKTKTGYYEILEVSPTATQVQIKTAYYKQSFIYHPDRNAGSEEATTRFSDISEAYMVLGNKALRKKYDRGLLSQVDLTTAARPFTKDTGSTAKPQPESRRSVVGDEIRGSIFNFDTFYKTHYNEQLQRQRDIRIRKEEMLRRKRETMSQKRLGRMLEMAVGVLLAMGLDLQSHLHPQITGLRAS; translated from the exons ATGGCGGAGGTCAGGTCGCGCTTTTGGAGTAGAGCCTACAATTTTGCACACTTAATATGTCGCCGAAACCTCATGGAAAGTCCAAATAAGCTAAGTAAATGTGCAGTAGAGCCTTCTTCGTTTTTAGTCGGTTTTCCTTTCGATGATATTCAACATGGCGGCCTGTTAGGAGCTGACGATTGTGCGGACACCGTGACCGGTGTAGATTCTCAAGGCATTTTCACACGGCTCACTCCGCCATGTACTACTGTTAACGATGTTTTGGATAAGTACAATGTCAATAACCCATACAGTAATTTGGGAATTGTAGGATATTCACTTTCTAACCGGACCCTGTTCCAAATTACAACAAGAAATGTATTTCGCAAGAGTTTTTGCGCCTCAATATCGTCTCATGGTCACAGTTTTTGCAACGTTAACGTCAGTGGAAAATGCGTGTTTATCAGGACCATAAGCGGCAACGGAAGCAGATCTGAGCCCCTATACAAAACTAAAACGGGCTATTATGAAATCCTGGAGGTGTCGCCTACTGCCACCCAAGTCCAGATTAAAACCGCCTACTACAAACAGTCCTTCATCTACCACCCAGACAGAAACGCCGGCAGCGAGGAGGCCACCACCCGCTTCTCTGACATTAGCGAGGCCTACATGGTGCTGGGAAACAAGGCACTGAGAAAGAAATATGACCGAGGACTGTTGAGTCAGGTAGACCTCACCACCGCAGCCAGACCCTTTACCAAAGACACCGGAAGCACCGCTAAACCGCAACCGGAGAGCAGACGGTCTGTGGTGGGCGATGAAATCCGAGGAAGCATCTTTAACTTCGACACGTTTTACAAGACCCACTACAACGagcagctgcagagacagagggacatTCGAATCCGCAAAGAGGAAATGCTGAGGAGAAAACGGGAGACGATGAGCCAGAAGCGGCTGGGCAGGATGCTGGAGATGGCAGTCGGGGTGCTGCTGGCGATGGGCCTAG ACCTGCAGTCCCATCTCCATCCTCAGATCACAGGATTGAGGGCATCATAG
- the LOC137101387 gene encoding cleavage and polyadenylation specificity factor subunit 3 isoform X2: MATKRKAEVIVPAEESDQLLIRPLGAGQEVGRSCIILEFKGRKIMLDCGIHPGLEGMDALPYIDLIDPAEIDLLLISHFHLDHCGALPWFLQKTSFKGRTFMTHATKAIYRWLLSDYVKVSNISADDMLYSETDLEESMEKIETINFHEVKEVAGIKFWCYHAGHVLGAAMFMIEIAGVKLLYTGDFSRQEDRHLMAAEIPSVKPDILIIESTYGTHIHEKREEREARFCNTVHDIVNREGRCLIPVFALGRAQELLLILDEYWQNHPELHDIPIYYASSLAKKCMAVYQTYVNAMNDKIRKAININNPFVFKHISNLKSMDHFDDIGPSVVMASPGMMQSGLSRELFESWCTDKRNGVIIAGYCVEGTLAKHIMSEPEEITTMSGQKLQLKMSVDYISFSAHTDYQQTSEFIRALKPPHVILVHGEQNEMARLKAALIREYEDNEQVHIEVHNPRNTEAVTLNFRGEKLAKVMGSLADKKCVQGQRVSGILVKKNFNYHILNPSDLSTYTELAMSTVKQKQAIPFTGPYSLLVCHLRNLTGDVEELDGTEKNTLKIFKNITLIHEVGMVLLEWIANPLNDMYADAVTTVVLEVQSNPKAQKVMETQSTIMDMDVFQTRLEVMLQDMFGEECVDFRDGKNISVTVDSKTVHICCETRSVYYEDECTDDDSLREMVELAVQRLYDALNPVI; this comes from the exons ATGGCGACCAAACGCAAAGCAGAGGTAATTGTCCCCGCTGAGGAAAGTGACCAGCTCCTTATTCGACCGCT GGGTGCTGGTCAGGAGGTCGGAAGGTCGTGCATCATCTTGGAGTTTAAAGGGAGGAAAATTATG CTCGACTGTGGCATCCACCCTGGCTTGGAAGGAATGGATGCGCTCCCCTACATAGATTTGATTGACCCAGCAGAGATTGACCTACTGCTGATCAGCCA TTTTCACCTGGATCACTGTGGAGCCCTGCCGTGGTTCCTCCAGAAGACCAGCTTCAAAGGGAGGACCTTTATGACTCACGCCACTAAGGCCATCTACCGTTGGCTGTTGTCAGACTATGTTAAAGTCAG CAACATCTCTGCAGATGATATGCTGTACTCTGAGACTGACTTGGAAGAGAGCATGGAAAAGATTGAAACCATCAATTTCCATGAGGTCAAGGAAGTGGCTGGAATCAAGTTCTGGTGTTACCATGCTGGGCATGTGCTTGGCGCCGCCATGTTTATGATTGAAATAGCTGGTGTCAAG CTGCTGTACACAGGAGACTTCTCTCGACAAGAAGACAGGCATCTGATGGCCGCCGAGATCCCTAGTGTCAAACCTGACATCCTCATCATT GAGTCAACCTACGGCACGCATATCCATGAAAAGAGGGAGGAGCGAGAAGCTCGCTTCTGTAACACAGTGCATGACATTGTTAACAGAGAAGGCCGCTGTTTAATTCCTGTATTTGCCCTGGGACGGGCCCAGGAATTGCTGCTCATACTGG ATGAATATTGGCAGAACCACCCAGAGCTCCATGACATCCCCATATATTATGCTTCATCACTGGCTAAGAAGTGCATGGCTGTGTACCAGACCTATGTCAATGCAATGAACGACAAAATCCGCAAAGCCATCAACATCAACAACCCTTTTGTTTTCAAGCATATCAGCAATCTCAAG AGCATGGATCACTTTGATGACATTGGTCCCAGTGTGGTGATGGCATCTCCAGGTATGATGCAGAGCGGATTATCCAGAGAGCTTTTTGAGAGCTGGTGCACTGATAAGAGGAACGGCGTCATCATTGCTGGATACTGTGTGGAGGGCACGCTGGCCAAG CACATCATGTCTGAGCCCGAGGAGATAACCACAATGTCAGGACAGAAGCTGCAGCTGAAGATGTCTGTGGACTACATTTCCTTTTCTGCCCACACAGACTATCAGCAGACCAGCGAGTTTATAAGGGCACTCAAACCACCGCATGTG ATCCTGGTCCATGGGGAGCAGAATGAGATGGCTCGTTTGAAGGCTGCACTTATCAGGGAGTATGAGGATAATGAGCAGGTTCACATTGAAGTCCACAATCCTCGCAACACAGAAGCTGTCACCCTCAACTTTAGAGGAGAGAAACTGGCCAAG GTGATGGGTTCTCTGGCTGATAAAAAGTGTGTTCAGGGTCAAAGGGTGTCAGGCATACTGGTGAAGAAGAACTTCAACTACCACATCCTCAATCCCTCTGACTTGTCTA CATACACAGAGCTGGCCATGAGCACAGTTAAACAGAAACAGGCCATCCCCTTCACTGGACCTTATTCACTGCTTGTCTGCCACCTGAGGAACCTCACCG GTGATGTGGAAGAGCTGGATGGAACTGAGAAGAACACATTGAAGATCTTTAAGAATATCACACTGATTCATGAGGTTGGCATGGTGCTGCTGGAG TGGATTGCTAATCCTCTGAATGACATGTATGCTGATGCTGTCACCACAGTGGTGCTGGAAGTCCAGTCCAACCCAAAGGCTCAGAAAG TCATGGAGACCCAGAGCACCATAATGGACATGGATGTGTTTCAGACTCGACTGGAAGTCATGCTGCA gGACATGTTTGGAGAGGAATGTGTGGATTTCAGGGATGGTAAAAACATCTCTGTGACAGTAGACAGTAAGACGGTTCACATTTGCTGTGAAACGAGG TCTGTGTACTATGAGGATGAATGCACAGATGACGACTCCCTGAGAGAGATGGTGGAGCTGGCAGTGCAACGGCTCTATGATGCCCTCAATCCTGTGATCTGA
- the LOC137101387 gene encoding cleavage and polyadenylation specificity factor subunit 3 isoform X1, translated as MATKRKAEVIVPAEESDQLLIRPLGAGQEVGRSCIILEFKGRKIMLDCGIHPGLEGMDALPYIDLIDPAEIDLLLISHFHLDHCGALPWFLQKTSFKGRTFMTHATKAIYRWLLSDYVKVSNISADDMLYSETDLEESMEKIETINFHEVKEVAGIKFWCYHAGHVLGAAMFMIEIAGVKLLYTGDFSRQEDRHLMAAEIPSVKPDILIIESTYGTHIHEKREEREARFCNTVHDIVNREGRCLIPVFALGRAQELLLILDEYWQNHPELHDIPIYYASSLAKKCMAVYQTYVNAMNDKIRKAININNPFVFKHISNLKSMDHFDDIGPSVVMASPGMMQSGLSRELFESWCTDKRNGVIIAGYCVEGTLAKHIMSEPEEITTMSGQKLQLKMSVDYISFSAHTDYQQTSEFIRALKPPHVILVHGEQNEMARLKAALIREYEDNEQVHIEVHNPRNTEAVTLNFRGEKLAKVMGSLADKKCVQGQRVSGILVKKNFNYHILNPSDLSTYTELAMSTVKQKQAIPFTGPYSLLVCHLRNLTGDVEELDGTEKNTLKIFKNITLIHEVGMVLLEWIANPLNDMYADAVTTVVLEVQSNPKAQKVMETQSTIMDMDVFQTRLEVMLQDMFGEECVDFRDGKNISVTVDSKTVHICCETRVRGVHGCNKKQNSVFDAVLLFALAHGLFLPASVCVL; from the exons ATGGCGACCAAACGCAAAGCAGAGGTAATTGTCCCCGCTGAGGAAAGTGACCAGCTCCTTATTCGACCGCT GGGTGCTGGTCAGGAGGTCGGAAGGTCGTGCATCATCTTGGAGTTTAAAGGGAGGAAAATTATG CTCGACTGTGGCATCCACCCTGGCTTGGAAGGAATGGATGCGCTCCCCTACATAGATTTGATTGACCCAGCAGAGATTGACCTACTGCTGATCAGCCA TTTTCACCTGGATCACTGTGGAGCCCTGCCGTGGTTCCTCCAGAAGACCAGCTTCAAAGGGAGGACCTTTATGACTCACGCCACTAAGGCCATCTACCGTTGGCTGTTGTCAGACTATGTTAAAGTCAG CAACATCTCTGCAGATGATATGCTGTACTCTGAGACTGACTTGGAAGAGAGCATGGAAAAGATTGAAACCATCAATTTCCATGAGGTCAAGGAAGTGGCTGGAATCAAGTTCTGGTGTTACCATGCTGGGCATGTGCTTGGCGCCGCCATGTTTATGATTGAAATAGCTGGTGTCAAG CTGCTGTACACAGGAGACTTCTCTCGACAAGAAGACAGGCATCTGATGGCCGCCGAGATCCCTAGTGTCAAACCTGACATCCTCATCATT GAGTCAACCTACGGCACGCATATCCATGAAAAGAGGGAGGAGCGAGAAGCTCGCTTCTGTAACACAGTGCATGACATTGTTAACAGAGAAGGCCGCTGTTTAATTCCTGTATTTGCCCTGGGACGGGCCCAGGAATTGCTGCTCATACTGG ATGAATATTGGCAGAACCACCCAGAGCTCCATGACATCCCCATATATTATGCTTCATCACTGGCTAAGAAGTGCATGGCTGTGTACCAGACCTATGTCAATGCAATGAACGACAAAATCCGCAAAGCCATCAACATCAACAACCCTTTTGTTTTCAAGCATATCAGCAATCTCAAG AGCATGGATCACTTTGATGACATTGGTCCCAGTGTGGTGATGGCATCTCCAGGTATGATGCAGAGCGGATTATCCAGAGAGCTTTTTGAGAGCTGGTGCACTGATAAGAGGAACGGCGTCATCATTGCTGGATACTGTGTGGAGGGCACGCTGGCCAAG CACATCATGTCTGAGCCCGAGGAGATAACCACAATGTCAGGACAGAAGCTGCAGCTGAAGATGTCTGTGGACTACATTTCCTTTTCTGCCCACACAGACTATCAGCAGACCAGCGAGTTTATAAGGGCACTCAAACCACCGCATGTG ATCCTGGTCCATGGGGAGCAGAATGAGATGGCTCGTTTGAAGGCTGCACTTATCAGGGAGTATGAGGATAATGAGCAGGTTCACATTGAAGTCCACAATCCTCGCAACACAGAAGCTGTCACCCTCAACTTTAGAGGAGAGAAACTGGCCAAG GTGATGGGTTCTCTGGCTGATAAAAAGTGTGTTCAGGGTCAAAGGGTGTCAGGCATACTGGTGAAGAAGAACTTCAACTACCACATCCTCAATCCCTCTGACTTGTCTA CATACACAGAGCTGGCCATGAGCACAGTTAAACAGAAACAGGCCATCCCCTTCACTGGACCTTATTCACTGCTTGTCTGCCACCTGAGGAACCTCACCG GTGATGTGGAAGAGCTGGATGGAACTGAGAAGAACACATTGAAGATCTTTAAGAATATCACACTGATTCATGAGGTTGGCATGGTGCTGCTGGAG TGGATTGCTAATCCTCTGAATGACATGTATGCTGATGCTGTCACCACAGTGGTGCTGGAAGTCCAGTCCAACCCAAAGGCTCAGAAAG TCATGGAGACCCAGAGCACCATAATGGACATGGATGTGTTTCAGACTCGACTGGAAGTCATGCTGCA gGACATGTTTGGAGAGGAATGTGTGGATTTCAGGGATGGTAAAAACATCTCTGTGACAGTAGACAGTAAGACGGTTCACATTTGCTGTGAAACGAGGGTGAGGGGCGTTCATGGCTGCAATAAGAAACAGAACAGTGTATTTGATGCTGTATTGCTTTTTGCTCTTGCTCATGGACTTTTTCTCCCCGCATCAGTCTGTGTACTATGA
- the itgb1bp1 gene encoding integrin beta-1-binding protein 1 encodes MFRKVKKRHSSSSSQSSEISTKSKSVDSSLGGLSRSSTVASLDTDSTKSSGNSTSDTCAEFRVKYVGAIEKLQFNMSKTLQEPLDLISYIDAAQQDGKLPFVPGDEEMILGVSKYGIKVASLDQCDVLHRHPLYLIVRMLCYDDGLGAGKNLLALKTTDAKQEECSIWVYQCSSSEHAQSICKVLSASFDCALTSDKS; translated from the exons ATGTTCCGCAAAGTCAAAAAgcgccacagcagcagcagttcacaAAGTAGTGAGATCAGCACCAAAAGCAAG tCAGTAGACTCCAGTTTAGGAGGGCTCTCTAGGTCAAGTACTGTCGCCAGCCTTGATACGGATTCCACCAAGAGCTCAG GTAACAGCACATCTGACACATGTGCTGAGTTCCGGGTGAAATATGTGGGAGCCATTGAGAAGCTACAGTTTAATATGAGCAAGACTCTCCAGGAGCCTCTGGACCTCATCAGCTATATTGATGCTGCTCAA CAAGATGGAAAACTGCCCTTTGTGCCAGGAGACGAGGAAATGATCCTAGGAGTTTCCAAGTATGGCATCAAAGTGGCCTCACTAGACCAGTGT GATGTGCTGCATCGCCACCCTCTCTACCTGATAGTGCGTATGCTGTGTTATGATGATGGTCTTGGAGCAGGGAAGAACCTCCTGGCCCTCAAAACCACTGATGCAAAACAAGAAGAGTGCAGCATCTGGGTGTACCAATGCAGCAGCTCA GAGCATGCTCAGTCCATTTGCAAGGTGCTGTCAGCTTCTTTTGACTGTGCTTTGACGTCAGACAAGTCCTGA